A genomic window from Flintibacter sp. KGMB00164 includes:
- a CDS encoding chromate transporter — translation MIYLQLFWSFLQIGLFSVGGGYAAMPLIQAQTVQLHGWLTMNEFTDLVTIAEMTPGPIAVNSATFVGIRIAGLPGALVATLGCIFPSLFIVSLLAFIYYRYKNLSILQSVLASLRPAVVALIASAGLSILIQVVFGGAEMAIVNVNWVGLVLFAAAFAALRGLKWNPILVMVLCGVGNLLVGLVLQTIG, via the coding sequence GTGATTTACTTGCAGCTCTTCTGGAGCTTCCTCCAGATCGGCCTGTTCTCTGTGGGAGGCGGCTATGCCGCCATGCCCCTCATTCAGGCCCAAACCGTTCAGCTTCACGGTTGGCTCACCATGAACGAGTTTACCGACCTGGTCACCATTGCGGAAATGACCCCCGGCCCTATTGCCGTCAACTCGGCCACCTTTGTGGGCATCCGCATTGCCGGGCTGCCCGGGGCGCTGGTGGCCACTCTGGGGTGCATCTTCCCGTCCCTGTTCATCGTTTCCCTGCTGGCTTTTATCTACTATCGGTATAAAAATTTGTCCATTCTCCAGAGCGTACTGGCCAGCCTGCGCCCGGCAGTGGTGGCTCTCATCGCCTCAGCGGGTCTGTCCATCCTGATCCAGGTGGTCTTTGGCGGAGCAGAGATGGCCATTGTCAATGTCAACTGGGTTGGCCTTGTGCTGTTTGCCGCCGCCTTTGCCGCTCTGCGGGGGCTGAAATGGAACCCCATCCTGGTGATGGTGCTGTGCGGCGTGGGCAACCTACTGGTGGGACTGGTGCTGCAAACCATTGGCTGA
- a CDS encoding sugar kinase — protein MEHSNPLLRHSDSPCKFITIGEIMLRLTPPNYEKIRVSTGFEASYGGSEANIALSLANLGVDSTFFSVVPNNSLGKSAVRMLRSNDVHCTPMILSTPEETPTHRLGTYYLETGYGIRSSKVTYDRKHSAITEYDFSQVDLDALLEGFDWLHLSGITPALSPSCAQLVLDCLKVARNKGMTISFDGNFRSALWSWEEARDFCTQCLPYVDVLLGIEPYHLWRDEKDHSKGDWKDGVPLHPSYEEQDMIFQAFVARYPNLKCIARHVRYAHSGSENSLKAFMWLDGHTFESRLFTFTILDRVGGGDAFASGLIYAMMHHYSPMDTLNFAVASSAIKHTIHGDGNITDDVDTIRNLMNMNYDIKR, from the coding sequence ATGGAACACAGCAATCCTTTGCTTCGACACAGTGACAGTCCCTGCAAATTCATTACCATCGGTGAGATCATGCTCCGCCTGACCCCGCCCAACTATGAGAAGATCCGGGTGTCCACCGGCTTTGAAGCCAGCTACGGCGGCAGCGAGGCCAACATCGCCCTCTCTCTGGCCAACCTTGGCGTGGACTCCACCTTTTTCAGCGTGGTGCCCAACAACAGCCTGGGCAAAAGCGCAGTGCGCATGCTGCGCAGCAACGACGTCCACTGCACCCCTATGATTCTCTCTACTCCGGAGGAGACCCCCACCCACCGGCTGGGCACCTACTACCTGGAGACGGGCTATGGCATCCGCTCCAGTAAGGTCACCTATGACCGCAAGCACAGCGCCATCACAGAATACGATTTCTCCCAGGTAGATCTGGACGCACTGCTGGAGGGCTTTGACTGGCTCCATCTCAGCGGCATCACCCCCGCACTCAGCCCCTCCTGTGCCCAGCTCGTCCTAGACTGCCTCAAGGTCGCCCGGAACAAAGGCATGACGATCAGCTTTGACGGCAACTTCCGCTCCGCCCTGTGGAGCTGGGAGGAGGCCCGGGACTTCTGCACCCAGTGTCTGCCCTATGTGGATGTCCTGCTGGGCATTGAGCCCTACCACCTGTGGCGGGACGAAAAGGACCACAGTAAGGGGGACTGGAAGGACGGAGTCCCACTACACCCCAGCTACGAGGAACAGGACATGATCTTCCAGGCCTTTGTGGCGCGCTATCCCAACCTCAAGTGTATCGCCCGCCATGTACGCTATGCCCACAGCGGCAGCGAAAACAGTCTGAAGGCCTTCATGTGGCTGGATGGCCACACCTTTGAAAGCCGCCTGTTTACCTTCACCATTCTGGACCGGGTGGGGGGCGGCGACGCCTTTGCCAGCGGACTGATCTATGCCATGATGCACCATTATTCCCCCATGGATACCCTGAATTTCGCTGTGGCCAGCAGCGCCATCAAGCACACCATCCACGGCGACGGCAACATCACCGACGATGTGGACACCATTCGCAACCTGATGAATATGAACTACGACATCAAGCGGTAA
- a CDS encoding sugar kinase has product MKVVTFGELMIRLQPYNYERFVQADHLEFTFGGGEANVAVSLANYGLDAAYVTKLPAHAIGQAAVNSLRRYGVDTSMIVRGGDRVGIYFNEKGASQRGSVCIYDRAHSAIQESQPSDFDWDKIFEGVDWFHFTGITPALGPNLVETCKQACKAAKERGVKISCDLNYRGKLWTRQQAREAMTELCQYVDVCISNEEDAKDVFGIEAESTDIYAGEINHEGYKSVAKQLADKFGFEKVAITLRESHSASDNGWSAMLYDVASNEYCFSKKYELRIIDRVGGGDSFGGGLIYALLNGKSTQEAVEFAVAASALKHTIEGDYNMVTVAEVEKLAGGDGSGRIQR; this is encoded by the coding sequence ATGAAAGTTGTTACCTTCGGCGAGCTGATGATCCGGCTCCAGCCCTATAACTATGAGCGTTTTGTCCAGGCCGATCACCTGGAGTTCACCTTCGGCGGCGGCGAGGCCAACGTGGCCGTCTCTCTGGCCAACTACGGTCTGGATGCCGCCTATGTGACCAAGCTGCCCGCCCACGCCATCGGCCAGGCCGCGGTCAACTCCCTGCGCCGCTACGGCGTAGACACCTCCATGATCGTCCGCGGCGGCGACCGTGTGGGCATCTACTTCAACGAGAAGGGCGCCTCCCAGCGCGGCAGCGTGTGCATCTACGACCGCGCCCACTCCGCCATCCAGGAGTCCCAGCCCAGCGACTTTGACTGGGACAAGATCTTTGAGGGCGTGGACTGGTTCCACTTCACCGGCATCACTCCCGCGCTGGGTCCCAACCTGGTGGAGACCTGCAAGCAGGCCTGTAAGGCCGCCAAGGAGCGGGGCGTGAAGATCTCCTGCGACCTCAACTACCGCGGCAAGCTGTGGACCCGTCAGCAGGCCCGGGAGGCTATGACCGAGCTGTGCCAGTACGTGGACGTGTGCATCTCCAACGAGGAGGACGCCAAGGACGTGTTCGGCATTGAGGCCGAGTCCACCGACATCTACGCCGGCGAGATTAACCACGAGGGCTATAAGTCCGTGGCCAAGCAGCTGGCTGACAAGTTCGGCTTTGAGAAGGTAGCCATCACCCTGCGTGAGTCCCACTCCGCTTCCGACAACGGCTGGAGCGCCATGCTCTATGATGTGGCCTCCAACGAGTACTGCTTCTCCAAGAAGTACGAGCTGCGCATCATCGACCGCGTGGGCGGCGGCGACAGCTTCGGCGGCGGTCTGATCTACGCTCTGCTCAATGGAAAGTCCACCCAGGAGGCCGTGGAGTTTGCCGTGGCCGCTTCCGCTCTGAAGCACACCATCGAGGGTGACTACAACATGGTCACCGTCGCTGAGGTGGAGAAGCTGGCCGGCGGCGACGGTTCCGGCCGTATCCAGCGCTGA
- a CDS encoding altronate dehydratase family protein: protein MTKLIRITPRDNVAVALHPVSKGETLTVDGVTVTALEDIPQGHKLALSPIVEGEAVVKYGYPIGHATAGVETGMWVHTHNMRTNLSGEEEYTYQPAVPEVTPVPAETFQGYRRKDGRAAVRNEIWIIPTVGCVNDVAKKLVADNQDLVSGSIDGLYAFPHPYGCSQTGADHAQTRKLLAALARHPNAGAVLVLSLGCENLQHDQFVEELGPYDSDRVKFLTCQEVEDEFAAGRQLLEQCAAYAGQFHREPIPVSDLVIGMKCGGSDGLSGVTANPTVGAFSDMMIARGGSTVLTEVPEMFGAEGMLLSRCVSREVFDKAAHMLNSFKDYFLSHHETVYENPSPGNKQGGITTLEDKSCGCVQKGGTAPISDVIGYGEAVTAHGLNMLYGPGNDLVSATAMTAAGAHIVLFTTGRGTPFGAPAPTIKIASNSQLAAKKSGWIDFDAGPVADGEPIPDAAQRLFDLVLQVASGKQSKSEEYGFREIAIFKDGVTL, encoded by the coding sequence ATGACAAAGCTGATCCGAATCACCCCCCGGGATAACGTGGCGGTGGCGCTGCACCCGGTCAGCAAGGGCGAGACCTTGACCGTGGACGGCGTGACAGTAACCGCCCTGGAGGATATCCCCCAGGGACATAAGCTGGCCCTCTCCCCCATCGTGGAGGGAGAGGCCGTCGTGAAGTACGGCTATCCCATCGGTCACGCCACGGCCGGGGTGGAGACCGGTATGTGGGTCCACACCCACAACATGCGCACCAATCTTTCCGGCGAGGAGGAGTACACCTACCAGCCTGCCGTGCCGGAGGTCACCCCGGTCCCTGCCGAGACCTTCCAGGGCTACCGCCGCAAGGACGGCCGGGCCGCGGTCCGCAATGAGATCTGGATCATCCCCACCGTGGGCTGCGTCAACGATGTGGCCAAGAAGCTGGTGGCCGACAACCAGGACCTGGTAAGCGGCAGCATTGATGGCCTGTATGCCTTCCCCCACCCCTATGGGTGCAGCCAGACTGGCGCCGATCATGCCCAGACCCGCAAGCTGCTGGCCGCCTTGGCCCGCCACCCCAACGCCGGCGCCGTCCTGGTGCTGAGCCTGGGCTGCGAGAACCTCCAGCACGACCAGTTTGTGGAGGAGCTTGGCCCCTATGATTCCGACCGGGTGAAGTTCCTCACCTGTCAGGAGGTGGAGGACGAGTTTGCCGCTGGGCGTCAGCTGCTGGAGCAGTGCGCCGCCTACGCCGGCCAGTTCCACCGGGAGCCCATTCCCGTCAGCGACCTGGTCATCGGCATGAAGTGCGGCGGCTCCGACGGCCTGTCCGGCGTCACTGCCAACCCCACTGTGGGTGCCTTCAGCGATATGATGATCGCCCGGGGCGGCAGCACGGTGCTCACCGAGGTGCCGGAGATGTTCGGCGCGGAGGGCATGCTGCTGAGCCGCTGCGTCAGCCGCGAGGTCTTTGATAAAGCGGCCCACATGCTCAACAGCTTCAAGGATTACTTCCTGAGCCACCATGAGACGGTGTACGAGAACCCCTCCCCCGGCAACAAGCAGGGCGGCATCACCACCCTGGAGGACAAGTCCTGCGGCTGTGTCCAAAAGGGAGGCACCGCCCCCATCTCTGACGTGATTGGCTATGGTGAAGCGGTGACGGCCCACGGCCTGAACATGCTCTATGGTCCGGGCAACGACCTGGTCTCGGCCACTGCCATGACCGCCGCCGGGGCGCACATTGTGCTCTTTACCACCGGCCGCGGCACCCCCTTCGGTGCCCCCGCCCCCACCATCAAGATCGCCAGCAACAGCCAGCTGGCCGCCAAGAAGTCGGGCTGGATCGACTTCGACGCCGGCCCGGTGGCCGACGGTGAGCCCATTCCCGATGCGGCCCAGCGCCTGTTTGATCTGGTGCTGCAGGTTGCATCCGGCAAGCAATCCAAAAGCGAGGAGTATGGGTTCCGGGAGATTGCCATCTTCAAAGATGGCGTTACCCTGTGA
- a CDS encoding IclR family transcriptional regulator: MEKGGVQSLDRAFTLLELLCKSPGGMAIHQITELTGLHKSTVHRMLTAMAERGYVRKMGDGVYRAGMRICELSDYVQQNLDVVELAREPMERLSRRTGETVHLVERDGNEVVYIYKVESIHGAIRMVSRIGMRRPMYCTGMGKAILAFQPDSKVVDYWKGTEHESYTAHTIVRQEAFLREIHEIRCQGYALDNEENELGVRCVAAAIPDWQGNVSHALSISAPISRMTDERINALVPELMEVRNEIASYLGADCKSITPETKY; this comes from the coding sequence ATGGAAAAAGGGGGCGTTCAGTCTCTGGACCGGGCGTTTACACTGCTGGAACTGCTGTGCAAGAGCCCCGGAGGCATGGCGATTCACCAGATCACGGAGCTCACCGGCCTGCATAAAAGCACCGTCCACCGTATGCTGACGGCTATGGCAGAGCGGGGCTATGTGCGCAAAATGGGCGATGGGGTGTACCGGGCAGGAATGCGTATCTGTGAGCTAAGCGACTATGTGCAGCAGAATCTGGATGTAGTGGAGCTGGCCAGGGAGCCTATGGAGCGGCTGAGCCGCCGCACGGGAGAGACGGTCCACCTGGTGGAGCGGGACGGCAATGAAGTGGTCTATATTTATAAGGTAGAGAGCATCCACGGCGCCATCCGCATGGTCTCCCGGATCGGTATGCGCCGCCCCATGTACTGTACCGGGATGGGAAAGGCCATTCTGGCGTTTCAGCCGGACAGCAAGGTGGTGGATTACTGGAAGGGAACAGAGCATGAGAGCTATACGGCCCATACCATTGTGCGGCAGGAGGCTTTTCTCCGGGAGATCCATGAGATCCGCTGCCAGGGCTATGCCCTGGACAACGAGGAGAACGAGCTGGGGGTGCGCTGTGTGGCGGCGGCGATTCCGGACTGGCAAGGAAATGTCAGCCACGCCCTATCCATTTCCGCACCTATCAGCCGGATGACCGATGAGCGTATCAATGCGCTGGTGCCGGAACTTATGGAGGTGCGCAACGAGATTGCATCTTATCTGGGGGCAGACTGCAAAAGCATTACCCCGGAGACGAAATACTGA
- a CDS encoding tagaturonate reductase — MEKLNYEVLKKSGYQGYILEKAPEKILQFGEGNFLRAFVDYWFDMSNEKVGWNGKAVLVQPIAPGLAKLINEQEGLYTLYLRGRENGEKVDRKRVISSVSRCLNPYEKADYDAMMEVAVSDDLEYIVSNTTEAGIVYDPACQKDDCPPASFPAKLTQVLYKRWQAGKKPLVILSCELIDNNGKELEKCVGQYIQQWDLEKEFADWCGQCTFCSTLVDRIVPGRVKDPEEAKRLEEENGYHDELIDVGEVFGVWNIEGPEWLADQLPFRKAGLNCIVVPDVTPYKKRKVRILNGAHTGFVLGAYLAGFDIVRDCMHNENVKGFMNKMLHEEVIPTLPLDKQDLENFASAVEDRFNNPFVDHELMSISLNSTSKWKARNMPSFLEYIQEKGELPVCLTMSLAAYIAFYSNDVQELTDKGLVCRRPKGNTYTVSDDRWALEFYWDHKDDSVEDLVHAVLTNQQMWDQDLTQIAGLEQAVVDDLKLIRTQGAEAAYASCL, encoded by the coding sequence ATGGAAAAGCTTAACTATGAAGTGCTGAAAAAGTCCGGCTACCAGGGCTATATCCTGGAGAAGGCGCCCGAGAAGATCCTCCAGTTCGGCGAGGGCAACTTCCTGCGCGCCTTTGTGGACTACTGGTTTGATATGTCCAATGAGAAAGTGGGCTGGAACGGCAAGGCCGTTCTGGTGCAGCCCATCGCTCCCGGCCTGGCCAAGCTGATCAATGAGCAGGAGGGGCTGTACACCCTGTACCTCCGCGGCCGGGAAAACGGTGAGAAGGTGGACCGCAAGCGCGTCATCTCCTCCGTCAGCCGCTGCCTGAATCCCTATGAGAAGGCCGACTACGATGCCATGATGGAAGTAGCCGTCTCCGATGATCTGGAGTACATCGTCTCCAACACCACCGAGGCCGGCATTGTGTACGATCCCGCCTGCCAGAAGGACGATTGTCCTCCCGCCTCCTTCCCCGCCAAGCTGACCCAGGTGCTCTACAAGCGCTGGCAGGCGGGCAAGAAGCCGCTGGTCATCCTCTCCTGCGAGCTCATTGACAACAACGGCAAGGAGCTGGAGAAGTGTGTGGGCCAGTATATTCAGCAGTGGGATCTGGAGAAGGAGTTTGCCGACTGGTGCGGCCAGTGCACCTTCTGCTCCACTCTGGTAGACCGCATTGTCCCCGGCCGTGTGAAGGATCCTGAGGAGGCAAAGCGCCTGGAAGAGGAAAACGGCTATCACGATGAGCTCATCGACGTGGGCGAGGTCTTTGGCGTTTGGAACATCGAAGGCCCCGAGTGGCTGGCCGATCAGCTGCCCTTCCGGAAGGCCGGTCTCAACTGCATTGTGGTGCCCGATGTTACTCCTTATAAAAAGCGCAAGGTCCGTATCCTCAACGGTGCCCACACCGGCTTTGTGCTGGGCGCTTATCTGGCTGGATTTGATATCGTCCGGGACTGCATGCACAATGAGAACGTCAAGGGATTTATGAACAAGATGCTCCACGAGGAGGTCATCCCCACCCTGCCCCTGGACAAGCAGGATCTGGAGAACTTTGCCTCTGCTGTGGAGGACCGCTTCAACAACCCCTTTGTGGACCACGAGCTCATGAGCATCTCCCTCAACTCCACCTCCAAGTGGAAGGCACGCAACATGCCCAGCTTCCTGGAATACATCCAGGAGAAGGGAGAGCTGCCTGTCTGCTTGACCATGAGCCTGGCCGCTTACATTGCTTTCTATTCCAACGACGTACAGGAGCTGACCGACAAGGGGCTGGTCTGCCGCCGTCCCAAGGGCAACACCTACACCGTCTCCGATGACCGGTGGGCTCTGGAGTTCTACTGGGATCACAAGGATGACAGCGTAGAGGATCTGGTCCATGCCGTGCTGACCAATCAGCAGATGTGGGATCAGGATCTGACCCAGATCGCCGGCCTGGAACAGGCTGTTGTGGATGACCTGAAGCTCATCCGTACCCAGGGTGCGGAAGCTGCTTACGCTTCCTGCCTGTGA
- a CDS encoding anaerobic sulfatase maturase — protein MKQLTFLVKPASSLCGLRCRYCFYEDVAQCRETQSMGIMSHETAEHLLRAAAQAAESGDVIQITFQGGEPTLAGLDFFRDFVAMEGELIPSGVTVNHSIQTNGMAVTAEWAEFFQTNRFLVGLSLDGTRDLHDALRVDPQGKGTWNRAVAALHELDKAGVETNLLCVVTGPMARSPQKVYQSLNKLGNHPLQFIPCLDPLEAPRGSMPYSLSPQRYGHFLCGLFDCWYRDWQAGRYVSIRLFDDYLRILAGMAPSTCAASGACGSYLVVEGDGSLYPCDFFVLDEWYLGNINETGVTEAMNSPRSQEFLAQGHTRPQACSSCPYFAICRGGCPRDWTAFGPQGENYYCPAFRQFFDYALPRLRQAAAALR, from the coding sequence ATGAAACAGCTTACCTTTTTAGTGAAACCGGCCTCCAGCCTGTGCGGCCTGCGCTGCCGCTACTGCTTTTATGAGGACGTGGCCCAGTGCCGGGAGACCCAGAGCATGGGCATCATGTCCCATGAGACGGCAGAGCACCTGCTGCGTGCCGCCGCCCAGGCGGCTGAGTCTGGGGACGTCATTCAGATCACCTTCCAGGGAGGCGAGCCCACCCTGGCGGGGCTGGACTTCTTCCGGGATTTTGTGGCCATGGAGGGGGAGCTCATCCCCTCCGGCGTTACGGTGAACCACTCCATCCAGACCAACGGCATGGCGGTCACGGCGGAGTGGGCAGAGTTTTTCCAAACCAATCGTTTCCTGGTGGGCCTCTCGTTGGATGGCACCCGGGATCTTCACGACGCCCTGCGGGTGGACCCCCAGGGCAAGGGTACCTGGAACCGGGCGGTGGCGGCCTTACATGAACTGGACAAGGCGGGGGTGGAGACAAACCTTCTCTGTGTGGTCACCGGGCCCATGGCCCGCAGCCCTCAGAAGGTATACCAGTCCCTCAATAAATTGGGCAATCATCCCCTCCAGTTTATCCCCTGCCTAGACCCCCTGGAGGCTCCCCGGGGCAGTATGCCCTACTCCCTCTCGCCCCAGCGCTACGGCCACTTTCTGTGCGGCCTGTTTGACTGCTGGTACCGGGACTGGCAGGCCGGGCGCTATGTGAGCATTCGCCTCTTTGACGATTACCTGCGCATTCTGGCCGGAATGGCTCCCAGCACCTGCGCCGCATCCGGCGCCTGCGGCAGCTACCTGGTGGTGGAGGGGGACGGAAGCCTGTACCCCTGCGACTTCTTTGTGCTGGACGAGTGGTATTTAGGAAACATCAATGAGACTGGAGTAACAGAGGCCATGAACAGTCCCCGGAGCCAGGAATTCTTGGCCCAGGGCCACACCCGGCCCCAGGCTTGCTCCTCCTGTCCCTATTTTGCCATCTGCCGGGGCGGCTGTCCCCGGGATTGGACGGCTTTCGGTCCCCAGGGGGAAAACTACTACTGCCCCGCCTTCCGGCAATTTTTCGACTATGCTCTGCCCCGCCTGCGCCAGGCGGCGGCAGCCCTGCGATAA
- a CDS encoding LysR family transcriptional regulator, whose protein sequence is MKIFLAVYQTQHITKAAQQLRMTQPAVTRAIQEIESYYGIRLFERINRKLYITQTGTMFYTYAVHIVDSFDQMEKGLRDWDQLGLLRVGTTIALGTDLLPRVLMRFQQSHPNLQIRSVVSNGAALQQALLDNELDFAVMEGSVGQEELARRAIAPDRLVLILPPDDSRAHQERLELKDLAQDPLLLRDKGSVGRAFVERVFAMHELPLVPTMESVSTQAIIQAVHLGLGISFLPERLVSGAVQSGLVATKELCDETFERENYIVWHRHKFLTSSAQELMDCFDQMSGELPIATGSTTSLWKPPTATIAPPLSAASPENNIYR, encoded by the coding sequence ATGAAAATTTTTCTGGCCGTCTATCAGACTCAGCACATCACCAAGGCCGCCCAACAGCTGCGCATGACCCAGCCCGCCGTCACCCGGGCCATCCAGGAGATCGAGTCGTACTACGGCATCCGTCTCTTTGAGCGCATCAACCGCAAGCTCTACATCACCCAGACCGGTACCATGTTTTACACCTATGCGGTCCACATTGTGGATTCCTTTGACCAGATGGAGAAGGGCCTGCGGGACTGGGACCAGCTGGGGCTTCTCCGGGTTGGGACCACCATCGCCCTGGGTACCGACCTGCTGCCCCGGGTGCTGATGCGCTTTCAGCAGTCCCACCCCAACCTGCAGATCCGCTCCGTGGTGTCCAACGGCGCGGCCCTTCAGCAAGCTCTGCTGGACAACGAATTGGACTTTGCCGTGATGGAGGGAAGCGTAGGGCAGGAGGAGCTGGCCCGACGGGCCATCGCCCCCGACCGGCTGGTACTCATCCTGCCGCCAGATGACTCCAGAGCCCATCAGGAGCGCCTGGAGCTCAAGGATCTGGCACAGGATCCTTTGCTGCTCCGGGATAAAGGAAGCGTAGGACGGGCCTTTGTGGAACGAGTCTTTGCCATGCATGAACTGCCCTTGGTGCCCACCATGGAGAGCGTGAGTACCCAGGCCATCATCCAGGCGGTACATCTGGGGCTGGGTATCTCCTTTCTGCCGGAGCGTCTGGTAAGCGGTGCTGTCCAGTCCGGCTTGGTGGCAACCAAGGAGCTGTGTGACGAAACCTTTGAGCGGGAAAACTACATTGTCTGGCACCGGCACAAGTTTTTGACCTCCTCCGCCCAGGAACTGATGGACTGCTTTGATCAGATGAGTGGGGAGCTTCCGATAGCCACTGGATCTACTACATCATTATGGAAGCCACCAACAGCCACGATTGCACCGCCGCTTTCAGCGGCAAGTCCTGAAAATAACATTTATCGTTAA
- a CDS encoding chromate transporter produces the protein MAREDKKGTLLKLFFSMLYISAFTFGGGFVIITFMKRKFVDELGWIDEQEMLDLTALAQSSPGAIAVNAAILVGWRVGGFLGMVTAVIGTVLPPITILSVISLFYAAFAANPYVALVLKGMQAGVAAVILDVVWGLGANVVKTKSSIHMVVMAAAFIATFVYGVNVIYIILAAGLLGVVLAMLQRKKGGELQ, from the coding sequence ATGGCGCGGGAGGACAAAAAAGGGACCTTATTAAAGCTGTTTTTCAGTATGCTGTATATCAGTGCCTTCACCTTTGGGGGAGGCTTTGTCATCATTACCTTTATGAAGCGGAAATTTGTGGATGAGCTGGGCTGGATCGATGAGCAGGAGATGCTGGATCTCACCGCTCTGGCCCAGTCTTCCCCGGGAGCGATCGCCGTCAACGCAGCCATCCTGGTTGGCTGGCGGGTGGGAGGATTTCTGGGCATGGTCACGGCGGTCATCGGCACCGTGCTGCCCCCCATCACCATTTTGTCGGTGATTTCCCTCTTTTACGCCGCCTTTGCCGCCAATCCCTATGTGGCGCTGGTTTTAAAGGGAATGCAGGCGGGCGTGGCGGCCGTCATTCTGGACGTGGTGTGGGGCTTGGGAGCCAACGTGGTGAAGACCAAGTCCTCCATCCACATGGTGGTAATGGCAGCTGCCTTTATCGCCACCTTTGTCTACGGCGTCAACGTGATCTACATCATTCTGGCCGCCGGACTGCTGGGTGTGGTGCTTGCCATGCTCCAGCGGAAGAAGGGAGGGGAACTCCAGTGA
- the eda gene encoding bifunctional 4-hydroxy-2-oxoglutarate aldolase/2-dehydro-3-deoxy-phosphogluconate aldolase has protein sequence MTELQKRFFSIGIIPVIAIDDAEKAVPLARALVKGGLPAAEVTFRTAAAEEAIRRIVAEVPDMLVGAGTVLTKEQADRAIAAGSQFIVSPGFNPEITRYVLDKGVVMMPGTATPGEMEQAMSMGLDVVKFFPAEQNGGVAKLKALAGPYTNLRWMPTGGVNTKNMMDYLGFDRIIACGGTWMVKKDLIEGEQWDEITRICKEAVKTMLGFSLAHVGINCADEAQAEQTAKTLCALFDLEYKPGNSSIFAGSAVECNKAPGRGANGHIAIGTNNVDRAVYHLGLRGVTFDESSRKTDAKGNTKAIYLKDELAGFAVHLVKK, from the coding sequence ATGACCGAACTGCAGAAGCGCTTTTTCTCCATTGGCATTATTCCTGTCATTGCCATTGACGACGCTGAGAAAGCGGTACCTCTTGCCCGTGCTCTGGTAAAGGGCGGCCTGCCCGCTGCCGAGGTTACCTTCCGCACCGCTGCCGCCGAGGAAGCTATCCGCCGCATTGTTGCCGAAGTGCCCGACATGCTGGTGGGCGCCGGCACCGTGCTCACCAAGGAGCAGGCCGACCGGGCCATTGCCGCCGGTTCCCAGTTTATCGTCAGCCCCGGCTTCAACCCTGAGATTACCCGCTATGTCCTGGACAAGGGCGTGGTCATGATGCCCGGCACCGCCACCCCCGGCGAGATGGAGCAGGCCATGAGCATGGGTCTGGACGTGGTGAAGTTCTTCCCCGCCGAGCAGAACGGCGGCGTGGCCAAGCTGAAGGCTTTGGCCGGCCCCTACACCAACCTGCGCTGGATGCCCACCGGCGGCGTGAACACCAAGAACATGATGGACTACCTGGGCTTTGACCGCATCATCGCCTGCGGCGGCACCTGGATGGTAAAGAAGGATCTCATTGAGGGCGAGCAGTGGGATGAGATCACCCGCATCTGCAAAGAGGCCGTCAAGACCATGCTGGGCTTCTCTCTGGCCCACGTGGGCATCAACTGCGCCGACGAGGCTCAGGCCGAGCAGACCGCCAAGACCCTGTGCGCTCTGTTTGATCTGGAGTACAAGCCCGGCAACTCCTCCATCTTTGCCGGCTCCGCCGTGGAGTGCAACAAGGCTCCCGGCCGCGGCGCCAACGGCCACATCGCCATCGGCACCAACAACGTGGACCGGGCCGTCTACCACCTGGGTCTGCGGGGTGTGACCTTCGATGAATCCAGCCGCAAGACCGATGCCAAGGGCAACACCAAGGCCATCTACCTCAAGGACGAGCTGGCCGGCTTTGCCGTACACCTGGTAAAGAAATAA